The Lactobacillus sp. CBA3605 genome contains a region encoding:
- a CDS encoding FAD-binding oxidoreductase, translated as MRKQVTIIGSGIVGAVTAYYLSADPNLSVTIYDDGIGQATKNSAGIISPWLSKRRNQRWYNLAKAGAALYPEIVEATQMGYSVYQQSGTIVTRHDAADLQALYELAVKRHQDAPQMGTITQLTAEEVQAKIPLLTQPQPGVFVSGGARVDGDKFAHNLLKYAEKRNLIRHKGKVTLGDQGQLLTPHGQQAYDTLILAVGAWLKPLLLPMQIVADVRPQKGQLIELQLPETWGDEVPVLMPEGERDFIPFTRSKLVVGATHENDMGYDIQASSLVEADLFASAVKLDANLTHDQISQVKVGTRAYTRDFAPFFGPLPDNPHILVASGLGSSGLTTGPMIGKLLADYVQTGRHDWDQYQLPIETYLEVDD; from the coding sequence ATGCGAAAACAGGTAACGATTATTGGTAGTGGAATTGTGGGAGCTGTTACGGCGTATTATTTAAGTGCAGATCCTAATCTAAGCGTCACTATTTATGATGATGGAATTGGACAGGCCACTAAGAATTCGGCGGGGATTATTTCACCATGGTTGTCAAAGCGCCGCAATCAACGTTGGTATAACCTTGCTAAAGCCGGGGCTGCCCTTTATCCAGAAATTGTTGAAGCAACCCAGATGGGGTATTCTGTCTATCAACAGTCCGGGACGATTGTCACGCGGCATGATGCAGCCGATTTACAAGCCTTATATGAGTTAGCAGTCAAGCGGCATCAGGATGCACCGCAGATGGGGACGATTACGCAATTGACCGCTGAAGAAGTGCAAGCCAAAATTCCGTTATTGACGCAGCCACAACCTGGCGTCTTTGTGAGTGGTGGAGCGCGCGTTGATGGTGATAAGTTTGCCCATAATTTATTGAAATATGCTGAAAAGCGTAATTTAATTCGGCATAAGGGCAAAGTTACCTTAGGCGATCAAGGCCAACTATTAACGCCCCATGGGCAACAAGCTTATGATACGTTGATTTTAGCAGTGGGTGCCTGGTTGAAGCCACTATTGTTACCAATGCAAATTGTCGCCGATGTGCGTCCGCAAAAGGGGCAATTAATTGAGTTACAATTGCCAGAAACTTGGGGGGATGAAGTCCCAGTTTTAATGCCAGAAGGTGAACGCGATTTTATTCCATTTACACGTAGCAAGTTAGTCGTTGGCGCAACCCATGAAAATGATATGGGTTACGACATTCAAGCGTCATCGTTGGTTGAAGCTGATTTATTTGCGAGCGCTGTCAAGTTAGATGCCAATTTAACGCACGATCAAATCAGCCAGGTTAAGGTTGGTACCCGCGCGTATACCCGCGATTTTGCCCCATTCTTTGGACCGTTGCCAGACAATCCACATATTCTAGTAGCGAGTGGTTTGGGTTCTTCTGGATTAACGACGGGCCCAATGATTGGCAAGCTATTGGCAGATTATGTGCAGACTGGCCGTCATGATTGGGATCAATATCAGTTACCGATTGAGACTTATTTGGAAGTTGATGATTAA
- a CDS encoding ribonuclease HI family protein encodes MQLYTDAATTPANHQSAAGILLVEAGKQHQFKQVLPPSDNHTAEFLAAIAGFKLILDTYGPNQAVFFFTDSQVVAESVSKAYSKSFSVELKTLLHLQDQCQVVITRWIPESENHGAHQLAQQGLHLKA; translated from the coding sequence ATGCAATTATATACGGATGCTGCCACTACCCCGGCCAATCACCAAAGCGCCGCCGGAATTTTATTGGTTGAGGCTGGTAAACAACATCAATTCAAGCAAGTCTTACCACCTAGTGATAATCACACCGCCGAATTTTTAGCTGCCATCGCTGGTTTTAAACTGATTTTAGACACCTATGGACCCAATCAAGCGGTCTTCTTTTTTACCGACAGTCAAGTGGTCGCTGAAAGCGTCAGTAAAGCTTATAGCAAAAGCTTCTCAGTTGAGCTAAAAACCTTACTACACTTACAAGATCAATGCCAAGTCGTCATTACTCGTTGGATTCCCGAAAGTGAAAATCATGGTGCACATCAATTGGCCCAGCAAGGCCTACACTTAAAGGCTTAA
- a CDS encoding EbsA family protein produces the protein MNNSKHTFKYQPNLSSSLIVWSWTLIILMGTIIWWLETLKFKWPFVLLGVIFIAACAVQVGLRRVSIDRNLMIFSTVLNRSWLVIPRDQLESVTKVRGGIEVKIDGNAYRFLMPKKSCRALLDLI, from the coding sequence TTGAATAATTCTAAGCATACCTTTAAATACCAACCAAATCTATCTTCCAGCTTAATTGTTTGGTCATGGACGCTGATCATTCTAATGGGCACGATTATTTGGTGGTTAGAAACATTAAAGTTTAAATGGCCATTTGTCTTATTAGGGGTCATCTTTATTGCGGCGTGTGCCGTTCAAGTTGGCCTACGACGCGTTTCAATTGATCGTAATTTAATGATTTTTAGTACGGTCTTAAATCGGTCTTGGCTCGTTATTCCGCGCGACCAACTTGAATCAGTGACTAAAGTTCGCGGCGGAATCGAAGTTAAAATTGATGGGAATGCCTATCGATTTTTAATGCCTAAAAAGAGTTGTCGGGCGTTACTTGATTTAATTTAA
- a CDS encoding formate--tetrahydrofolate ligase — MKDIDIAQQVTPEPITTIAAKAGLTSDEIDQYGSAKAKLKLPLPKKATQRKLILVTSINPTPAGEGKSTVTIGLGDALTKLGKSTMIALREPSLGPVMGMKGGATGGGYSQVIPMEDINLHFTGDMHALTAANNTLAALIDNHIQQGNTLGLDQRRIQWKRTLDINDRALRRIVIGLGGPTSGVPREDGFDITVASELMAILCLSKNIADLKRRINQIVIGYTHDRQPVTVADLKVGGAITLLLKEALRPNLVQTLAHTPAMVHGGPFANIAHGCNSVLATQAGLNLADYTVTEAGFGADLGGEKFMDINVPAVGQAPDAVVIVATIRALKLHGGVALADLATENVVALKQGAANLGHHIQAMQQYGIPVVVAINEFTADTAAEIQAVQDYCSALGVDAVLADVWGQGGAGATDLATAVVKLADQPSTFKPLYDNNDSVEAKVMAVVTKIYGGANVEYSGKAKRQLRDFAKYGWDKLPICMAKTQYSLSDNPKLLGAPTGFTITVREFVPKLGAGFIVALTGNVLTMPGLPKHPAALDMDITEDGQISGLF; from the coding sequence ATGAAAGACATCGATATTGCACAACAAGTAACACCCGAACCGATTACGACCATTGCGGCCAAAGCTGGTCTAACCAGCGATGAGATTGACCAGTATGGGAGTGCGAAAGCTAAGTTGAAGTTGCCATTGCCTAAAAAGGCGACACAACGAAAATTAATTTTGGTAACGTCGATTAATCCAACGCCTGCCGGTGAAGGTAAGTCCACTGTTACCATTGGGCTTGGCGATGCACTAACAAAGTTGGGTAAGTCAACCATGATTGCGCTACGGGAACCATCCTTAGGTCCAGTCATGGGCATGAAAGGTGGCGCAACTGGCGGTGGTTATTCGCAAGTTATTCCGATGGAAGATATTAATCTTCATTTTACCGGGGATATGCATGCCTTGACCGCTGCTAATAATACGTTAGCCGCTTTAATTGATAATCATATTCAACAAGGAAATACCTTGGGATTGGATCAACGTCGTATTCAATGGAAGCGCACATTAGATATTAATGATCGGGCATTACGCCGGATTGTGATTGGATTAGGCGGTCCCACATCAGGGGTCCCACGTGAAGATGGCTTTGATATTACGGTTGCCAGCGAGTTGATGGCAATTTTATGTCTTTCAAAAAACATCGCAGATTTAAAACGGCGAATTAATCAGATTGTGATTGGCTATACGCATGACCGGCAACCAGTAACTGTGGCTGATTTAAAGGTGGGCGGTGCAATTACGCTGCTCTTAAAAGAAGCGTTACGGCCTAATCTGGTCCAAACATTGGCGCATACACCGGCGATGGTCCATGGTGGGCCCTTTGCTAACATTGCCCACGGCTGTAACAGCGTTTTAGCAACTCAAGCTGGCTTGAATTTGGCCGATTACACGGTCACTGAAGCTGGTTTCGGTGCCGACTTGGGCGGCGAAAAGTTCATGGACATTAATGTGCCGGCGGTTGGTCAAGCGCCGGATGCCGTGGTGATTGTTGCAACGATTCGAGCGTTGAAATTACACGGTGGCGTCGCTTTGGCTGATTTAGCTACCGAAAATGTGGTTGCGTTGAAGCAAGGGGCAGCTAATTTAGGCCATCATATTCAAGCGATGCAGCAATATGGTATTCCAGTCGTTGTTGCAATTAATGAGTTTACGGCAGATACGGCAGCTGAAATTCAAGCGGTTCAGGACTACTGTTCAGCACTAGGGGTTGACGCAGTCTTGGCCGATGTCTGGGGACAAGGTGGTGCCGGCGCTACTGATTTAGCAACGGCGGTCGTTAAGTTGGCAGATCAACCAAGCACTTTCAAACCGTTATATGATAACAATGACTCCGTTGAAGCTAAAGTTATGGCAGTTGTGACCAAGATTTATGGTGGTGCCAACGTCGAATATAGTGGTAAAGCGAAACGACAACTACGTGATTTTGCCAAGTATGGTTGGGATAAATTACCAATTTGTATGGCTAAAACGCAATACTCATTGAGTGATAATCCGAAGTTGTTGGGGGCCCCAACCGGGTTTACGATTACGGTACGCGAATTCGTGCCTAAGTTAGGCGCCGGCTTCATTGTGGCCTTAACTGGCAATGTGTTAACCATGCCTGGATTACCGAAGCATCCGGCAGCATTAGATATGGATATTACTGAAGACGGTCAGATTTCAGGATTGTTTTAG
- the lspA gene encoding signal peptidase II: MWIYWGLMFILVIIDQIIKSAVVRQIALGATKTVVPGLFSLTNLHNSGAAWSILQGKMGFFYLISIVALGVMVYLLWRLREHRLYEFGIALMIAGTLGNFIDRVRIGYVVDMFQLDFINFPIFNFADSCLTVGVILILIAVLRDDTFDK; encoded by the coding sequence ATGTGGATTTATTGGGGTCTAATGTTTATCTTGGTCATCATTGACCAAATTATAAAATCAGCAGTGGTACGTCAAATTGCTTTGGGTGCGACTAAAACGGTGGTACCTGGCTTATTTTCATTAACTAATTTACATAATAGTGGTGCAGCTTGGAGCATACTGCAAGGCAAAATGGGCTTTTTCTACTTGATTTCCATCGTCGCGTTAGGCGTCATGGTCTATTTATTATGGCGCTTACGGGAACATCGACTTTATGAATTTGGAATTGCATTAATGATTGCGGGGACTTTAGGTAATTTTATTGATCGAGTCCGTATCGGTTACGTAGTTGACATGTTTCAATTAGATTTCATTAATTTTCCAATCTTTAATTTTGCGGATTCATGTTTGACCGTTGGCGTTATTCTCATTTTGATTGCCGTTTTGCGAGATGATACGTTCGATAAATAG
- a CDS encoding RluA family pseudouridine synthase, with translation MAGATTEQQFKVSHETGRLDKVLAGLQAIWSRSQIDKLIKTAQVTVNGQQQPSKYQVQAGDQIVVAAQTVQTTELIPENIPLDIVYEDDDVIVVNKPQGMVVHPAPGHPDQTLVNALLYHSPLSTINGEFRPGIVHRIDKDTSGLLMVAKNDRAHHALAAQLKAKKNLREYWALVHGVIKETTGTIDAPLGRSPKDRKKQAIVKDGRQAVTHFEVLKRYQHYTLIACRLETGRTHQIRVHLQSIGHPIVGDPLYGPKKTITGHGQFLHARTLGFEHPVTGQLMQFEAPLPAIFTATLAKLDKTDATH, from the coding sequence TTGGCAGGGGCAACGACAGAACAACAATTTAAGGTTAGTCACGAAACGGGTCGGTTGGACAAGGTCTTGGCGGGATTACAAGCAATTTGGTCACGTTCACAAATTGACAAACTAATTAAGACGGCGCAAGTGACCGTTAATGGTCAGCAGCAGCCGAGTAAGTATCAGGTTCAAGCTGGTGACCAGATTGTGGTAGCGGCCCAAACCGTGCAGACGACTGAATTGATTCCAGAGAATATCCCGTTAGACATTGTCTATGAAGATGATGATGTGATTGTGGTCAATAAGCCGCAAGGGATGGTAGTGCATCCGGCACCAGGACATCCAGATCAAACACTGGTGAATGCCTTGCTTTATCATAGCCCGTTGTCCACGATTAATGGCGAATTTCGGCCAGGGATTGTTCATCGTATTGATAAGGACACTTCAGGGTTGCTAATGGTCGCTAAAAACGATCGAGCCCACCATGCATTGGCGGCTCAGTTAAAGGCTAAAAAAAATTTGCGAGAATACTGGGCGTTAGTGCATGGTGTTATTAAAGAAACCACTGGGACGATTGATGCACCACTTGGTCGGTCACCCAAGGATCGAAAAAAACAAGCAATTGTCAAGGATGGTCGGCAGGCAGTGACCCATTTTGAGGTATTAAAACGTTATCAACACTACACGTTAATTGCTTGTCGACTAGAGACCGGGCGGACCCATCAAATTCGGGTGCATTTACAATCTATCGGTCATCCCATTGTTGGTGACCCGTTATACGGCCCGAAAAAAACAATTACTGGGCATGGCCAATTTTTGCATGCCCGGACGTTAGGGTTTGAGCACCCCGTAACGGGCCAATTGATGCAATTTGAAGCGCCGTTACCAGCCATCTTTACGGCGACTTTGGCGAAGCTTGACAAAACGGATGCAACTCATTAA